In Sphingomonas sp. LR60, the following are encoded in one genomic region:
- a CDS encoding SDR family oxidoreductase has product MDLGLTGRTAIVCASSHGLGRACASALAEAGCVIVLNGRDAPALEETASALRAGGADVRTVAGDVGDDRVQEALLDAAGGQVDILVNNNGGPPLRDFRALDSAAIHAGVDANMVTPIRLVQKVIDGMIERQFGRIVCITSGSVKAPVPGLDLSSGARVGLTGFLAGVARQVAHANVTINFLLPGLFETRRLAGVHAFNAEANGVSVEEAAENARQRIPARRFGDPREFGDACAFLCAASSGFITGQSLLIDGGAYPGVL; this is encoded by the coding sequence ATGGATCTCGGGCTGACAGGGCGGACGGCGATCGTCTGTGCATCGAGCCATGGCCTTGGGCGGGCCTGCGCCTCCGCGCTTGCGGAGGCCGGTTGCGTGATCGTGCTCAACGGGCGCGACGCCCCCGCGCTGGAGGAGACGGCGTCTGCCTTACGCGCCGGTGGTGCGGACGTGCGGACGGTTGCCGGCGACGTCGGTGACGACCGTGTACAAGAGGCGTTGCTCGACGCAGCGGGCGGGCAAGTGGACATTCTGGTAAACAACAACGGCGGTCCGCCACTCCGCGACTTCCGTGCTTTGGACAGCGCCGCGATCCACGCCGGGGTTGACGCGAATATGGTCACCCCGATCCGACTGGTTCAGAAGGTGATCGATGGCATGATCGAGCGCCAGTTCGGGCGGATCGTCTGCATCACATCCGGATCGGTGAAGGCGCCAGTACCGGGCCTCGATCTGTCGAGCGGCGCGCGAGTCGGGCTGACCGGCTTTCTGGCCGGGGTGGCTCGGCAGGTCGCGCATGCCAATGTGACGATCAACTTCCTGCTTCCTGGACTGTTCGAAACGCGTCGGCTTGCTGGCGTGCACGCCTTCAACGCGGAGGCAAATGGCGTATCGGTCGAGGAAGCCGCGGAAAACGCGCGGCAACGTATCCCGGCCCGCCGCTTCGGCGATCCGCGCGAATTCGGTGACGCCTGCGCCTTCCTGTGCGCGGCCTCGTCCGGGTTCATCACCGGGCAAAGTCTGCTGATCGACGGCGGCGCCTATCCCGGCGTGCTGTAA
- the cysS gene encoding cysteine--tRNA ligase yields the protein MHDRRPLTLYNSLSRQQETFTPLDPDNVRIYSCGPTVYHYAHLGNLRAYVFTDTLSRTITAKGWPLTHVINITDVGHLTSDADAGDDKMEAAARALGQDIWAIARHYTDAFKQNLSDLNIRTPTHMPLATDHVAEMIAWGEQIAAKHCYLLDDGLYFDTTTVQDYGRLAGAVDDAAQGRIETVAGKRHPQDFAIWRTTSPGETRQMEWESPWGRGAPGWHLECSVMAAKYLGAAFDIHTGGIDHREIHHPNEIAQNQAHCGCADTGATFWLHNNFLVDRTGKMSKSSGEFLTLSRLVERGFHPLSYRLMCLQAHYRSELEFSWENLAAAQVRLKRWVYAVEALRTRAAAAGTVMTAYTDQLDAALSDDLATPRALPVLDALLSDKKASAADRLATLAAFDNVLGLDLARLDRGALRVRPIDASIDESAIEARLEERKAARAAKEFARSDSIRDELVEAGVEVMDGDPLGWDWKLPS from the coding sequence CTGCATGACCGGCGCCCCCTCACACTCTATAACAGCCTCTCGCGACAGCAGGAGACGTTCACTCCGCTCGATCCCGACAACGTTCGCATCTACTCGTGTGGGCCGACCGTCTACCATTATGCGCATCTCGGCAATCTCCGCGCTTATGTCTTCACCGACACGCTCAGCCGCACAATCACCGCAAAGGGCTGGCCGCTGACCCATGTCATCAACATCACTGACGTCGGACACCTGACGTCGGATGCGGATGCCGGCGACGACAAGATGGAGGCGGCGGCACGCGCGCTTGGCCAGGATATCTGGGCGATCGCAAGGCATTATACCGATGCCTTCAAGCAGAACCTCAGCGATCTGAACATCCGCACACCGACGCATATGCCGCTGGCCACCGATCATGTCGCCGAGATGATTGCGTGGGGCGAGCAGATCGCGGCGAAGCATTGCTACCTGCTGGACGATGGCCTCTACTTCGACACGACGACGGTGCAGGACTACGGACGACTTGCGGGTGCCGTCGACGATGCCGCGCAGGGGCGGATCGAAACCGTCGCCGGCAAGCGTCATCCACAGGATTTTGCAATCTGGCGCACGACCTCGCCCGGCGAGACGCGCCAGATGGAGTGGGAGTCTCCTTGGGGCCGTGGGGCACCGGGGTGGCACCTCGAATGCTCGGTGATGGCAGCGAAATATCTTGGCGCGGCGTTCGACATCCATACCGGCGGGATCGATCATCGCGAGATCCATCATCCCAATGAGATCGCGCAGAACCAGGCGCATTGCGGCTGCGCCGATACCGGCGCGACGTTCTGGCTGCACAACAACTTCCTCGTCGATCGTACGGGAAAGATGAGCAAATCCTCGGGTGAGTTCCTGACGCTCTCTCGCTTGGTGGAGCGCGGCTTCCATCCCCTCTCCTACCGGCTGATGTGCCTGCAGGCGCATTATCGCAGTGAGCTGGAATTCTCTTGGGAAAACCTGGCCGCGGCGCAGGTGCGGCTCAAGCGCTGGGTCTACGCCGTCGAGGCGTTGCGGACACGCGCCGCTGCAGCCGGCACGGTCATGACGGCGTATACCGATCAGCTCGACGCCGCACTCAGCGACGATCTGGCCACACCGCGGGCGCTTCCCGTTCTCGATGCGCTGTTAAGCGACAAGAAGGCGTCGGCCGCGGATCGGCTGGCGACGCTCGCTGCGTTCGACAACGTACTGGGTCTCGACCTCGCGCGGCTCGATCGCGGGGCGCTGCGGGTTCGGCCAATCGACGCAAGTATCGACGAGTCCGCGATCGAAGCCCGCCTTGAAGAGCGCAAGGCGGCACGCGCAGCCAAGGAGTTCGCGCGTTCGGATTCGATCCGCGACGAACTTGTCGAAGCCGGGGTCGAGGTGATGGACGGCGATCCGCTCGGCTGGGACTGGAAACTGCCGAGCTAA
- a CDS encoding carbon-nitrogen hydrolase family protein has product MTKIAVVQTTTGIDPAENAATLVAAIDEAGREGAAMVFTPEMSGLLDRDRARAASSIVREADDRVLVAVREAAARAGIWVHLGSLALRRPDGRFSNRSFVIDAVGNIRARYDKMHLFDVDLPTGESWRESASYAAGDRPVVVGTPLGPMGLSICYDMRFPDLFRALTDAGAQLLSVPASFTRPTGAAHWHILLRARAIEAGVHLVAAAQTGVHPDGRATYGHSLIIDPWGEVLLDMGEAPGIGYAEVDPARMQDVRARIPALKHRRVVTAPIVIA; this is encoded by the coding sequence GTGACGAAGATTGCCGTCGTACAGACCACGACCGGGATCGATCCTGCCGAGAATGCCGCGACGCTGGTGGCGGCGATCGACGAGGCGGGCAGGGAAGGTGCCGCCATGGTCTTCACGCCGGAAATGTCGGGGCTGCTCGACCGCGATCGCGCGCGTGCGGCGTCGTCGATCGTACGCGAGGCCGACGATCGCGTATTGGTGGCGGTGCGCGAGGCGGCGGCGCGCGCCGGCATTTGGGTGCATCTCGGCTCGCTCGCGCTCCGGCGCCCTGACGGGCGGTTCTCCAACCGCAGCTTCGTGATCGACGCGGTCGGCAACATCCGCGCCCGCTATGACAAAATGCATCTCTTCGACGTCGACCTTCCGACCGGCGAGAGCTGGCGCGAGTCGGCGAGCTATGCGGCGGGTGATCGACCGGTGGTTGTCGGCACGCCACTTGGGCCGATGGGGCTGTCGATCTGTTACGACATGCGCTTTCCCGACCTGTTCCGCGCGCTGACCGATGCTGGTGCGCAATTGCTGTCGGTTCCCGCCAGCTTCACCCGCCCGACCGGCGCAGCGCACTGGCATATCCTGCTGCGTGCGCGTGCGATCGAGGCGGGTGTCCATCTGGTTGCGGCGGCGCAGACCGGAGTGCACCCGGACGGTCGCGCCACCTACGGGCATTCGCTCATCATCGATCCCTGGGGCGAGGTGCTGCTCGATATGGGCGAAGCACCGGGGATCGGCTATGCTGAAGTCGACCCCGCTCGGATGCAGGATGTGCGCGCACGTATCCCGGCGTTGAAGCATCGCCGGGTGGTGACCGCACCGATCGTGATCGCGTGA
- the rpsU gene encoding 30S ribosomal protein S21, producing MQIIVRDNNVDQALRALKKKLQREGVYREMKLRRHYEKPSEKRARERAAAVRRARKLERKRAERDGAR from the coding sequence ATGCAGATCATCGTTCGCGACAACAATGTTGACCAGGCCCTCCGCGCGCTCAAGAAGAAGCTGCAGCGTGAAGGCGTGTATCGCGAAATGAAGCTGCGCCGCCACTACGAGAAGCCCTCGGAGAAGCGTGCGCGCGAGCGTGCGGCTGCGGTGCGTCGGGCACGCAAGCTGGAGCGCAAGCGTGCGGAGCGTGACGGCGCACGGTAA
- a CDS encoding FKBP-type peptidyl-prolyl cis-trans isomerase: MSTVTAVPIAPVRRAYVLWLVAGLLVALVAGIALARAGDTGILTTPSGLRYQVLKAGDEKGARPTDTDVSLVNYEGRLVDGTVFDKSQQPTPLPVAGVVPGFSEGLKLMHKGAKYRLWIKPELGYGERANGPIPANSTLVFDVELQDFLPEATVRQLQMQQSMMGGMPGMGGPGGPGGPAPAGR, from the coding sequence ATGTCGACTGTCACCGCCGTCCCGATCGCTCCCGTCCGGCGCGCCTATGTGCTCTGGCTGGTAGCGGGGCTGCTGGTCGCCCTGGTGGCCGGCATCGCATTGGCGCGCGCGGGAGATACCGGCATCCTCACGACGCCGTCGGGACTGCGCTATCAGGTGCTCAAGGCCGGTGACGAAAAGGGTGCGCGGCCTACCGACACAGACGTGTCGCTCGTGAATTACGAGGGGCGGCTGGTGGACGGAACCGTCTTCGACAAGTCGCAGCAGCCTACCCCGCTGCCGGTCGCCGGCGTTGTACCGGGCTTCTCCGAAGGCCTGAAGCTGATGCACAAGGGCGCCAAGTACCGGCTCTGGATCAAGCCGGAACTCGGGTATGGTGAGCGCGCCAACGGCCCGATCCCTGCCAACTCGACGCTGGTCTTCGACGTCGAGCTTCAGGACTTTCTCCCTGAGGCAACCGTCCGTCAGCTTCAGATGCAGCAAAGCATGATGGGTGGGATGCCGGGCATGGGTGGTCCGGGCGGTCCTGGGGGACCTGCTCCCGCCGGACGCTGA
- a CDS encoding cell wall hydrolase, with the protein MRAILVGIATSALVAPALIARRAPEVPRAIAAKVVRPQRVVAASEVPAVEPVELQDLTPADARLFNAAIPFVRGPRPAARPFLFAGDETERSRATDCLAAAAWYEAGDDPVGERAVVQVVLNRLRHPAFPKTVCGVVFQGQERSTGCQFTFTCDGALTRRPSEPAWERARQIATKAMNGEVFSKIGYATHYHTDWVVPYWSASLDKLAEVNTHLFFRWTGWWGTPAAFRRVVSSDEPVIAKLGAISPVHRLGGALDEAAVAVAAAGPGSAGAPLATSAVAGEPDSFTALLTAGAPESYAAIAKAACGQRPKCKFLGWTDRTMLPGGTPMTPVQMASMSFSYLRDKDAGLERELWNCREFPRTGPGLCMRRQAFPAPAPSATPALRGPGALDGVRRREEPNGAPAPGALL; encoded by the coding sequence ATGCGCGCGATCCTTGTCGGGATCGCGACATCGGCGCTGGTCGCGCCCGCCCTGATCGCACGTCGCGCGCCTGAGGTGCCGCGTGCGATCGCGGCGAAGGTCGTGCGCCCACAACGCGTGGTGGCGGCGAGCGAGGTTCCGGCGGTTGAACCTGTCGAGCTTCAAGACCTTACCCCTGCCGACGCGCGGCTCTTCAACGCGGCCATTCCGTTCGTGCGGGGCCCGCGTCCGGCGGCGCGTCCGTTCCTCTTCGCGGGTGACGAGACGGAGCGTTCGCGTGCGACCGATTGCCTCGCAGCGGCCGCCTGGTACGAGGCCGGGGACGATCCCGTCGGGGAGCGAGCGGTGGTGCAGGTCGTGCTCAACCGGCTGCGGCACCCGGCGTTTCCGAAGACGGTGTGTGGGGTCGTCTTCCAGGGCCAGGAGCGTTCGACCGGCTGCCAGTTCACCTTCACCTGCGACGGCGCGTTGACGCGGCGACCATCCGAGCCGGCTTGGGAGCGCGCGCGGCAGATCGCGACCAAGGCGATGAATGGTGAGGTTTTCAGCAAGATCGGCTATGCCACGCATTACCATACCGATTGGGTCGTGCCGTATTGGAGCGCGAGCCTCGACAAGCTCGCCGAGGTAAACACGCATTTGTTTTTCCGTTGGACCGGCTGGTGGGGCACCCCCGCCGCGTTCCGGCGGGTCGTCTCGAGCGACGAGCCGGTGATCGCCAAGCTAGGCGCTATCTCACCGGTGCATCGGCTTGGCGGCGCGCTGGACGAGGCTGCTGTTGCAGTTGCTGCGGCAGGACCGGGATCGGCCGGTGCGCCGCTGGCGACCAGCGCCGTCGCCGGCGAGCCGGATAGTTTCACGGCCTTGCTGACGGCGGGGGCACCCGAAAGCTATGCGGCGATCGCGAAGGCCGCCTGCGGGCAGCGGCCGAAGTGCAAGTTCCTCGGCTGGACCGATCGCACGATGCTGCCCGGTGGGACGCCGATGACCCCGGTACAAATGGCGAGCATGTCGTTCAGCTATCTGCGCGACAAGGACGCCGGGTTGGAACGCGAACTGTGGAATTGCCGGGAGTTCCCGCGCACGGGCCCCGGCCTATGCATGCGCCGGCAGGCCTTCCCTGCCCCGGCTCCCAGCGCGACACCGGCCCTGCGCGGTCCCGGGGCATTGGACGGGGTACGCCGCCGTGAAGAGCCAAATGGGGCCCCGGCTCCGGGTGCCTTGCTATAG
- the cysK gene encoding cysteine synthase A, producing MKAQNVLATIGNTPHIRIQKLFPGSEVWIKSERGNPGGSIKDRIALAMIEAAEASGALQPGGTIIEPTSGNTGIGLAMVAAVKGYKLVLVMPESMSIERRRLMLAYGAEFDLTPREKGMKGAIERALELVEQTPGAWMPQQFENPANIDVHVRTTAQEILNDFRETPIDVIITGVGTGGHITGVAEVLKKEWPNLKVFAVEPQASPVISGGQAGPHPIQGIGAGFIPSNLHTQVLDGVIEVDAAVAKDMARRSAREEGLLVGISSGATLAAILQKLPDLPDDVRVLGFNYDTGERYLSVPDFLPEN from the coding sequence ATGAAGGCCCAGAACGTCCTCGCGACGATCGGCAACACGCCGCATATTCGCATTCAGAAGCTGTTCCCCGGCTCGGAAGTGTGGATCAAGTCCGAGCGCGGGAACCCCGGCGGCTCGATCAAGGATCGCATCGCGCTGGCGATGATCGAGGCGGCCGAGGCGTCCGGCGCGTTGCAGCCGGGCGGGACAATCATCGAGCCCACCAGCGGCAACACCGGTATCGGCCTGGCGATGGTCGCGGCGGTCAAGGGCTACAAGCTGGTATTGGTCATGCCCGAGAGCATGAGCATCGAGCGGCGGCGGTTGATGCTGGCCTATGGCGCCGAGTTCGACCTGACCCCGCGCGAAAAGGGCATGAAGGGCGCCATCGAGCGCGCGCTCGAATTGGTCGAGCAGACCCCCGGCGCGTGGATGCCGCAGCAGTTCGAAAATCCCGCGAACATCGACGTGCATGTCCGCACGACAGCACAGGAAATCCTGAACGATTTCCGCGAGACCCCGATCGACGTCATCATCACCGGCGTCGGCACCGGCGGCCATATCACCGGCGTCGCCGAGGTGCTGAAGAAGGAGTGGCCGAACCTGAAGGTGTTCGCGGTCGAGCCGCAGGCATCGCCGGTGATCTCCGGTGGACAGGCCGGGCCGCACCCGATCCAGGGGATCGGCGCGGGCTTCATCCCTTCGAACCTGCACACGCAGGTGCTTGACGGGGTGATCGAGGTGGATGCCGCCGTCGCCAAGGACATGGCGCGGCGATCGGCGCGTGAAGAGGGGTTGCTGGTCGGCATTTCCTCGGGTGCGACGCTGGCGGCGATCCTCCAGAAGCTGCCCGATCTGCCCGACGACGTGCGGGTGCTCGGTTTCAATTACGATACCGGCGAGCGCTATCTGTCGGTGCCGGACTTCCTGCCGGAGAACTGA
- a CDS encoding MFS transporter, translated as MSVPDPSPAPQHPLRIANFRAYWLSRFAGTIAVSAQAIIIGWQVYGLARETMDIRQAAFMLGMIGLVQFIPLFLLTPVVGLVADSVDRRWIVRGTTTLLCVNAAVLGVLTWSGNLSLPALFGAAVLIGIARAFSGPAYSALAPNLVPKESLPTAIAISSIAWQFGTVAGPSIGGLLYAIHRDVAYGVISALLLLALATMFMIGKVPQPAAQKDRHPIQRILDGFSYVRRNRLVLATITLDLFAVLLAGATALLPIYARDILHVGASGLGFLAAGMGIGAGTTAIWFSFRPMKSNVGVKMLAAVVVFGLAILTFGIATQLTELLGITRLGAGGAIRVDFVISLIALIIAGGADMVSVYVRTSLIQLHTPDAMRGRVSAVSQLTISASNELGEAESGLLASLLGPVGAVVFGGVGAIAVTLLWSRLFPELRRARTFDPPDMFDIEPQHGVAQP; from the coding sequence ATGAGTGTGCCGGACCCCTCGCCTGCCCCGCAACATCCGCTGCGGATTGCGAACTTCCGCGCATATTGGCTTTCCCGCTTCGCTGGCACGATCGCGGTCAGCGCGCAGGCGATTATCATCGGTTGGCAGGTCTACGGTCTCGCTCGCGAGACGATGGACATCCGGCAGGCCGCGTTCATGCTCGGCATGATCGGGTTGGTGCAGTTCATCCCGCTGTTCCTGCTGACGCCGGTCGTCGGGCTGGTCGCGGATAGCGTCGACCGGCGCTGGATCGTGCGGGGAACGACCACATTGCTGTGCGTCAACGCCGCAGTGTTGGGGGTTTTGACCTGGTCAGGTAATCTTTCGTTGCCGGCGCTGTTCGGCGCGGCGGTGCTGATCGGGATCGCGCGTGCCTTCTCCGGACCGGCCTATTCGGCGCTTGCTCCGAACCTCGTGCCGAAGGAAAGCCTGCCGACCGCGATCGCGATTTCGTCGATTGCATGGCAGTTCGGGACGGTGGCGGGCCCAAGCATCGGCGGACTGCTTTATGCGATCCACCGGGACGTCGCGTATGGCGTGATCTCGGCGTTGCTCCTGCTGGCGCTCGCGACGATGTTCATGATCGGCAAGGTGCCCCAACCGGCCGCGCAAAAGGATCGACACCCGATCCAGCGCATCCTCGACGGCTTCTCCTATGTTCGCCGTAACCGACTGGTTCTGGCGACGATTACCTTGGACCTGTTCGCGGTCCTGCTGGCGGGGGCCACGGCATTGCTGCCGATCTATGCCCGCGACATCCTGCATGTCGGCGCGAGCGGTCTCGGCTTCCTTGCTGCGGGAATGGGGATCGGCGCCGGCACGACCGCAATCTGGTTCTCCTTCCGGCCGATGAAGTCGAACGTCGGCGTCAAGATGCTGGCAGCAGTGGTGGTTTTCGGACTTGCGATCCTGACCTTCGGCATCGCGACGCAACTGACCGAGCTGCTGGGCATCACGCGCCTCGGCGCGGGCGGCGCGATCCGGGTCGATTTCGTCATCAGCCTGATCGCGCTGATCATCGCGGGCGGTGCGGACATGGTTTCGGTCTATGTTCGCACCTCGCTGATCCAGCTCCACACGCCCGACGCGATGCGTGGTCGCGTCAGTGCGGTGTCGCAGTTGACGATCTCGGCATCGAACGAACTCGGAGAGGCGGAAAGCGGGCTGCTCGCTTCGCTGCTCGGCCCGGTCGGCGCGGTGGTGTTCGGCGGCGTCGGCGCGATCGCAGTGACTTTGCTATGGTCGCGGCTGTTTCCGGAACTCCGACGGGCGCGGACCTTTGATCCGCCCGACATGTTCGACATCGAACCACAACATGGAGTAGCGCAGCCATGA